The window GTACCTGAGAAAACTCCTTTCTCATGTGCATACTGTACCCCTTTGTAAAACCAGTCGGATTTTTTTACATCCGCAAAAGGATTTTCTTTCTTTTCATATGTAGTCATCGGTGTTGTACTCAAGCTGTCGCTCCTGTCAGCATATGCTGTGACAGGAAACATAGTAATCAGTATACACATGCAGAGTAAAAGACTCACCAGCCTTTTTTTCATCTTGTTTATTCTCCCTTCAATCTCTTTATTTGTTTTAAGTTTAGTTGCTAAGTTGAATTCACTATTTGTTTTCCTCGTTTACAGCCCGAAAACCCATTAGTAAGGCCGGAACACGGTTCATGGGCTTGTGCAGAATGCGGTTATAGCTTTTTGTTGCCTCACGGCAGAGCATCCTGCTGGTTTCCACCATTCCCTTTGCAGACCTCCCATCCGGACCGTCCCTTGCCTTGGCATATAGCCCTTCGTGAAAACGCAGCTGCTCTTTAAGATCGTTAAGGCTGCTTCTCTTTGTTAACAGCTCCTTATACGCGGTTGTAAACCAGATGGTCACGAATCCCACCCCACTGATGCCCGCAACAAAGCAAGCGATAAATGTGGTCATATGGCATCACACCTCTTTTTTAAAATTTAACGACAGAATATCAGAAATATTGCCAAAATAATTGTGTCTATCCCGAACAGTAGTGGATTTTGACCTGAACGGTAACTGGCAGTTGATGAAACATAAAAAGTATAGTAATATGGTTATAAATTTTAACTTAGGAGAGGTGGAATACTTGAGAATTGCCATTTGTGACGATGATCATGGAGATCTGCTGCAGATCGCTTCTCTACTGGAATCATACCGACGTGAGAGCAAGGCAGAACTAACCTATGCAAGCTTTCAAAACGCTATTGAACTTTTGGTTTCTATGGAAAACAGGGACTATGATGTGCTGCTTCTGGATGTGTTAATGCCGGGCATGAGCGGTATGCAGGCTGCTCACGAAATTAGAGAGAGAAACAGTCGGATACAGATCGTATTCCTGACCTCCTCTCCGGAATACGCCGTGGAGAGCTACAGCGTGAGGGCACATCATTATCTTTTAAAGCCCGCCTCAGAGGAAAAGCTCTTTCCGATTCTGGATAATTTGCTGTATTATTACAAAAAGCCTGAGGACGCCTTGTGTATCAAAACGCAATCCAGCGTGTTCAGTCTCCCTTATGGGAAAATAGAATACATAGAGGTCATCGCAAAAAAACTGTATTTTTATCTGACGGACCACGGCACGCGGGAGGTAACAGGAAGGCTGTCAGATTTTGAACAAGCCCTGCTGAAAAGACCCGGTTTTATAAAAGTACATCGCTCTTATCTCGTGAATCTGCAGTGTGTGCAGGAGTTAAGGCAGGGAGAGCTTATCACCGTGTCCGGGCGGCGTGTGCCTGTGTCCAGGGCTGCCTATCCGCATGTACGAACTGCATACACAAAGTTCCTGTTCTCTGAGGCAGAAGAGATGGAGCAGGACGGAAGAGGCGGTGTTGAATGATCACAACTTACATTGGACTTATACGATTTGGTTTTTCTCTGCTCTTTGGAGTGGCGCTTTCGGTCAGCTTTGCGGGTATGGAAAATACCAGAAAGAACAATATTGTTGTTGGCTGCTCTTGCGCAATTCTCCTTTTTGTGCAGTCCTCCTGTTGGTGGCTTTTTGGCATAGATTTAACATCAAAATTATATCCCCTGATTATCCATCTGCCAATGATTCTTTTTATTAGTATATATCTCAAACGCACTTGGCTGATTTCCTCCGTGAGTGTGCTGTCTGCCTACCTTTGCTGTCAGGTTCCCCGATGGATTGGCAGCATTGGAGGCGGAATCTTCAATAGCAAACTCATTGAGCATATTTTCTATATTGCAGCTGTGTTTTTTGCGTATTATCTTTTTAAGACATATGTGGCAGATACTCTTAGGCAATTGATGGAGAAATCAACTAAATCCTGTGTCCTACTGGGGGCTGTTCCACTGTTTTATTATTTATTTGATTATATTACCACGATTTATACCGATTTGCTTTACCAAGGTGTAAATGGAGCGGTTCAATTTATGCCTTCCGTTTTCTCAATCGGTTATTTCGTGTTTATTATCCTTTACTACGTGGAAATACAAAAACAGATACAGGCCCATAGAGAACGGGATATGCTGGCAGCTCAACTTCACAGTGCCCATTCGGAGCTTGTATCACTTCGGCAGATGCAGAATATTGCTGCCAACTACCGACACGATATGAGACATCATTTTGCTATTTTGAAAGGCATGGCTTCAGAGGGGAGTATAGAAAAGATTAAAACGTATGTAAATATTGCACAGTCAGATATTGATACAATCACCCCAATACGTTTTTGTGAAAACGAAACAGTCAATTTGATTCTGTCAACCTTTTTTGCCAAGGCAAAACATGCCGGAGTTACGATGATTGTGAACGCGAAGTTACCGAATTCATTACCTTTAAGTGACACAGAGCTTTGCTCCTTGCTCTCAAACGGTCTTGAAAACGCCATCTTCGCTGCTGCCAGCCTTGCTTCTGAGCACAGGGTA of the Ruminiclostridium papyrosolvens DSM 2782 genome contains:
- a CDS encoding sensor histidine kinase — translated: MITTYIGLIRFGFSLLFGVALSVSFAGMENTRKNNIVVGCSCAILLFVQSSCWWLFGIDLTSKLYPLIIHLPMILFISIYLKRTWLISSVSVLSAYLCCQVPRWIGSIGGGIFNSKLIEHIFYIAAVFFAYYLFKTYVADTLRQLMEKSTKSCVLLGAVPLFYYLFDYITTIYTDLLYQGVNGAVQFMPSVFSIGYFVFIILYYVEIQKQIQAHRERDMLAAQLHSAHSELVSLRQMQNIAANYRHDMRHHFAILKGMASEGSIEKIKTYVNIAQSDIDTITPIRFCENETVNLILSTFFAKAKHAGVTMIVNAKLPNSLPLSDTELCSLLSNGLENAIFAAASLASEHRVVSVKATIHKANLLILIENQYTGIIAMKGGLPQSSHEGHGYGTRSIAAIADAHGGQAIFSADNGIFTLKIMLPPKK
- a CDS encoding LytR/AlgR family response regulator transcription factor; the encoded protein is MKHKKYSNMVINFNLGEVEYLRIAICDDDHGDLLQIASLLESYRRESKAELTYASFQNAIELLVSMENRDYDVLLLDVLMPGMSGMQAAHEIRERNSRIQIVFLTSSPEYAVESYSVRAHHYLLKPASEEKLFPILDNLLYYYKKPEDALCIKTQSSVFSLPYGKIEYIEVIAKKLYFYLTDHGTREVTGRLSDFEQALLKRPGFIKVHRSYLVNLQCVQELRQGELITVSGRRVPVSRAAYPHVRTAYTKFLFSEAEEMEQDGRGGVE